In the Glycine max cultivar Williams 82 chromosome 19, Glycine_max_v4.0, whole genome shotgun sequence genome, aattttttagttaatagtGTATtcacttaatttaaaatttaaacacaaaaaattcataatacttttaaatattattttagaaacTACATATATCCTTCAAATATCATAATACTTtaagtatttattgtaattaaatatttaaaactttaatttgaaactaatgtttaaattgaaattatctcGTGCAAATTGATTTTCGCTCTTGatagttaaatatattattttaaagagaGTAAATTATGTTGACATATTTCGGATTTTTGAGATTGTTTGTAAGTCTTGCTTTTGTAAGGTTGACACGACAACCTAGTTTTGTAGACATACAAGGTGTAGTGTTTTTTAAATAAGGATTTTAATATAACGTGTAAGAAGTGttagtgtaatattttttaaataattagggGTTAGTAAttagtataatatataaaaagtataatatatatatctcaaataattaaaagatttaGTGTAAAGGTAAAAGAATGAGAAGTGTCCAGACAACTTTGACGAAATTTCAGAAATATCAATGTAATTTACCCTATTTTCAGAAATAACACCCGAAATTGAATTGGAAAGGTTTGGTTTGTGCAACACCCCTTCCAATGGGCAGGGCTGAATCATGACTTTATGACTCAAGCTCTTCCTCACGTTTTATCACAGACGGGTTTTGATGCTGTGTAATTGGGTGGGATTTCATTATGGATTacatcaatttttcattttttttttctcttttgtttgcCATATGCGATCtcattatgttttatttctttattttttttaggtgcTTGCTTGGAAGGATCACACAAATGGATTCATTGGcctctttttcttctctaaactctttactatcaaaatattttgttattttttcttttttcttgattttttccttttttggattcaaatttttatttgtttttttgtcttattaggtggttcaaacttcaaaggcTTTATTTATGCCCAAACGAGTTTCTTCTCCTTAATCTCTCACAGATTTTAAACTTAACCCATTTTAGTTTTCAATGCCCTCTATCTGtatgtttttgttaattttggttaCCGAAAAGTGAAAATtctcaacaattatttttattgaaaaatccaagaatattatttttgtatttaggaatgatttttaaatttaattaaaaagaacaaCCTGTGTATCACACTGTTAAAATGACTAGTTATTAATACATTCTGACACATTCTTTTGAATAACTCTACAATTAACcgattattttttgaaaatatgaacttttcttatttaatattgatatttaatGTGATAAACTTAGTACGAAACTCTCAAACTGACTGACTCCAAAAAGGGGTTAGTCTACGAAACATAGAAGAATATAATATTCAATACGTCTGAAGAAATGGTTTGCTTCCCGTTTACCGAACATGATGCTACTAAAACCATATATCAAAGTATTCCACCAAACAGAACATGTGGCCCAcgtaacaaaaattattattttcttccgAGAAATTTTAGCGATTAAACGTAGAAATTGTTTTCTGCTATAGTTAGTTAGAAGGGACGGATTCAGATCAAATATAACAAAGAAGGACCGGCGGAATTATTTAAATacctaatttataataaatgtttttttttatgaataatgaatttcataaaaatatttattattaattttatgtgtcAAATTAGAGATAAGATCCTATCTACTGTAAGAAGAATATTAAATGAACATCAAATATTTATTGCATAGCCTAGTTTTTAAACTATGttcttaagaaaataaatgagacTCATTAAATGGTTGAATATGTTAATGTTCTCTTCTTAAAAAGATTCACTATCCTTTATATAGCCTGTTGAGTTGTAAGGCttttaaagttgtaaaacaagtttttaaaaaacaataaggGGGGTTGCGATTACATCGATTGCATTTATATCTAACACCACCAAAATGATCACAAATTAAATCTTGGTTGTAACCAAGgagataaacaaaatcaagagCGAAGAATTCTAAACTAATGTTGTTTGGTGCGGATACCCATGCTAGAATGTGATCGACAAGGAAATTAAGCATGCCAGAATACGACGTTTGGAGGATAAAGCCATAAAGAGAGAATCCAGTGATTATTTGACAATTTCATAAACAAATTATGGAAGTTAACGAAATCTTGTTATAAATGGGAAATAAGAAAGAAGAATAAGGAGTATATCACccaatattttctttgaaatattgATACCCAAGCAATTCATTATCTTCTTACCATTATGATAAGCAATGCATAATACTTGGTGTTGTTATGTGATGTGAGGGACTGGACAGCCATTTGTGCGGCCATGTTGATAACTGGGTCAAATAAAGTGCGTCCTGAGAGAGTGACACTGCGTAAAGCACTGGCATAAGCATCCATTATGCCTTCAACTCCTACAACCTATGCatgaaagttaattttaaattcatagaACAACAACAATACAATTGCTATCCCAGGAGggataaagaagaagaatttcTCACCTCAGAGGCACCTGGACTCTCCCATTTTGCAATTTTGCACCTATGCCCAAATTCAGCTTAAGCCAAAAGCTGTTTTGCTGAAACTAATATTCCTCTGCaactttctttttcatcttttctaaaaagaaatttcaatttGGGTCCTCCAATCTCAACTTAAATAcatttgagctgaaattttaacttcaaactttcattaaattttgcttcaaaaaattacaatttaatctaATTCAAAATCCTACAAAATAGTTCATCAATAAGCATCTGTAAATCTAACAGAATAACAAATTAAAGAGAACAAACTACAACTTAAcaatttacataaaaaagacataaaaaagtcctaaataagagaaaaaaaataaaataattatctaaatcTACATGTTTCAATTAAGTATTTTTGACAATTATCAATACTATTATGATAGTTTATGGAGCATGCATGGTCCAACAAGAgttatttaagattttaaatttttatgtattctCGTTATAAAGATGGCCTTTACATAATTATTGGATCACAAATCATTTTAACAAGTGTTTGGTCATAGTCTAATCGTTCACGCTGTAGTTAATCTCGTTGCGCATGGGTCGAGCTACTTATAGACTCATGTTCGGTCATAGTTGTAGAGTGACGTCATTTTTGTGTCCCAAGAACACCATGCTTCAACTCTTGGACTCGTCCGTCAAACCAGGAAATACACTGCAGATTCCTTTTATTGAGTCATGATAAGCGTTTTTTAATGGTGGTACTTATGTTTATGATTATGTTTCaacttaaaattttatgcaTATTATCTCTAATCCTCAATAAATAAGTTGATCCTAATGGTTCATGTGCgttaatttttagatattttgtattcaaatttgttgtttttatttctctttttctataatatcatatcacttattccaattgatattctataaaaatatgtttacatAAACTTTTgtacctatattttttttataaatattttcataaatacttataaaaaataagaaagaaaatcttcataagttaatattaatttatatataagctATCTGTAGAATTTTTCTAATACTGACTTCtctaaaaactttttttttttggcttattCTGACTCACccataaactaattttagttgttggtttgaaTAGAATCAAACTTGATACAAGTGTCGGATTCAATTTTtgtgaatagaaaaaatatatttaaagacaAAGACTTCACTTAAGCAACTTATCAGTACTTTAGTATGTCCATCCTTTAATATCTTAATatgagaaagaaattaagataaCATGTGTTTCATGGAATTTTCTTACATTTTCAGGAATATAGAATGCAAATATCATTCTtagctattttaaaaaatatatgtttggttagattttaatattcatgggaatagtttttaatttaaacaaaaaaaaaagttgtatgtGTATTAGACAATAAATTGTCACATTATCGTGAGAATATCACTTTCTCACCCTCTcctaatgaaaatataaatgtaaaaaaacatgataaaaaagaaaattataacattATCAAGAATTAATAatgcacaaaaatattttttaaaaacttgtaacaaacaaaaaatgtatattcTCGTCTTCATATATGAGAATCCAGCAAAATTCCATAAATAAACGTTTTGAAagcatgaaaataataaaaactgaaTTTGGTCAACGATTTTTATGCACTAAGCTTTATAtcaatttttgtctttttgagcctcaaattttttcctttttaaaatatgCAAGATCACTTGTTGCTACTTGCATATGCTACATCATTTTAGTGTATGTTTGGATTCAGTGGCATCATCCAAGATGGAGGGCTCTTTCAATCTCAGCTGATCAACATTGAAGACGGGGTGGCGGGCAATTATAGTTTGAACGCATTCTCCTCGACCTTCTCTTACATAGTGAATGCTTTAAGCTTGCGGTTGGTACCCTTCCTTAGGCAAGTTCAATCCTTGCATTCAAATAAGGGAATGGTCTCAAGCTTGATATTTTCTTTCTCGATTGATACCAGCACACAAAGATCTTCCCTATGAACAGGAGGCAAGATTTCTGCTAGCTAGGGATTGGGGTAGGATAAAACGGCACCCACTACAATGAAGAAGACTTTGCAAAAAAGACTATTTTCTATTCTTTCTTGTCTATAGGATTCTGTTGAGAATAGGAAACAAGCATCCCCATCCGATTTCATGCCGGTTGTCCTAACAAGcctaattcttaaaataataatttatttcgcactaataatatgattaaaaaataataataaatacaaacaaTAATCAGTGTATAACATTTCatgcttgtttttctttctaaatttatttataacccAAGTcaactcaaaaataaaataaagtgttcATATTacacataaattatattaaagaaaattttgcaaataaaaatactaacaatGCACTATATAGTACTTTTTTTAACACACTCGattattgacaatttttttgaaaattaccAAATTTTATAAGTCTTGCTTTATCTAATAAATCTCACTCATAATCatctaatttctaataaatttggaTATATAATAAAGAATACATAAGAAAGAACATATTAGAGAGTGTTTCATTAAACATCTCCGTTTGTAAAATAAACCCATATTATgtgataatattataattattttatgttaaataaaatatacttttaattttttttcaacaatcacaattcaagtattttattaaactaattgaaataaatattattttcaatcaaactttattgtttaaattaaatatatgattgaTTATGATTGTAGAAAGAAAAGGTCCACTGTAATATtatgtaatataatattatcaGGTGAGATTTAGTTATATTTAACAATTTGATATCAATGCGATAAATTTGCAAAGAAACTCCCAAGCTGACTCCTCTAAACTCTGGGTTAGTCTATGGAATATACTAGTACTATTCAATTGGCTTGGAAAAACGGTATGTCTCCCGTTGACCGCACATCCTAATGTTAGTAATGGTATTCATCCACCCTAAAAGAGGGTGGAATACTGTAATAGAAGGggggaaaataataataaatacaggTAATGTATAAAGAATAAATCGAAGAGAATACAGGCagacaaaaattattttccaatgccatatacacaattatatcaaagtaTTCCACCAAACAAAGTGGAGGCAAAAACAATCCACTCGCTCTGCTGAGATGGTATAGTATAATTGATTCAAAGCGGGTAACGTAGTTTACTTATTTACATAAGCAGCATTTGCTCAACTATTTATTATcaatacttaaaataaaataaaaagtacttTGACCAAACACGATGCTAATGTCATTCAAGCACAAACTATATCAAAGTATTCCCCCAAACAAAGTCGAGGCAAAAACCGAAAACAATGAACTCGCTATGCTGAGTTGGTGTAATGTGGGTGAcgcaataaatttataattttcttctaggaaaTTTCAAAATCCAGTCAGCATGTTTCATAAAAACAATAGTACGTTTGTTAAACGTAGAAATTGCTTTTGAACATAGTTACACCTTACTGGCTACTGCTCAATACATTGCCTTTTACTAACCTGCAATATTAATCAACACTTGTCTTGACTTGAATTATACCAATAATCTAAacacaaaatcatatttatctcaaaatgacttaaatttttgttttatcttcttttaaataatttgtatatcttgtttttaattataacaattaAAACTAATGTCTTTTAATTTTCTCGTTTGCATagccttattttaaaatttaactttcaATTGTAACATGCATTACCTTGTCCCAACTGCCCAATAAAGCAGATAGTGTAGTTCCCGGTAACAAGCTGCTACGAAAATGTACTTACCAGCAAAGCATAGATCACGTTTCTCCCGATCATGATGTcctatcactttttttattctgGCTGAGTGGCAtagtaaaattatcaaattgagGTGAACTCGGGATATCATAGCAAACAGGATCATAGACACAGTTAAGGAACGTCCAAGTCCCAACACAAGATCAGGCGTCCCGCGTATCAGCACACACCGATGATAACAAGAACATAGCCAGAATGTGATAACAGCCGCTTTAACTAATGCAACTGATCAATAAACATGGAATGATTGAGGAAATCTCTTGAACACATTTCCATACTTTGCTGCTTCACAGAATAGCTGGTTATATCATATAAGAAAACTTAGGTTCACTACAACGAACTAAGAGGACAAGTGGGTATAAAAATGCTATACTTCAGTCTATTGGTATCAAACAGCCAGGTACTGATGAAGGATCAAGCTCCCAACACCCTCTGAGATGAACATTGTCGCTGTGCTGAAAAGCAGGAATCTGATGTGAAAATCTGCCAACCTCTTCTCTTAATATTTCAATTACACCAGTTTTAGATCTCTGAATTCTAGGAGCCTTGAAAATTGTCTGAGAGCTGCCATGCGGCACCAGAACAACAACTTGGAAACTCTTGTTATTATCTGCTAATACTTCTACTATATGACATTCACCTCTGCCCTGATTTGAAGAAGTCTGTTCATAGTTCTGGTCCTTGTATAGAGCCCAAATCTCACcttttctagggtaaatttcaTATCTATTATTTGCCACGAGTTCAGCTTTTAATTGATGAGAGAATGCAGAGAGAGAAAGCATCCGTAATTTGGCTTCTTTAACTGCAAAGGTGCCACAAGATGTTGTTCTTTTTAAGTCATTTGGTGGTGAGCAGGGTTCAAGTAAGTACACCTGCAATCGAAAATTAGGAGTGCATTCAATTATCCTAATTTGAGCATAAGTATCAGGCATATGATCCCTATCACCATATATTGCCCATATCTGACCACACCGAAACATCTCTTCAGATTTTTCCTTCTTAAAGCCATAACATGATGCTCCCACCGACTGAGGAATATTGCTAACCTTCACATTTTTACTGTTGCTTGAATATTCACCTGCATCTCCTTGAGCATTTTTCTTGCCTAAATCTTTAGGTGACTTTCGAGCTTTCAATGCCTCtccttcataattatttttctcatgtTTCTGAGGTGTCTTGACCTTCCTCTTAATAGTCTGAGATGCAGCAGTGTTTCCCTCTGGTGGACTGTCATCCCTGTGGACAATGTTTATGTCATCCTTTCTGACTATATATTGACTAGTGCTTGCTTGACCATTGTCCATACTTTTTTTACTTGACCTTGGTGATCTTCTGAGGATTTGTGCTACTCTTCCAGAATCAATACTCTCTCGCAGTGTTGCTTTGTGAATACTATCATTAGGCATTGCCTCTTCAACTTTACACTTCGAGTATTCGTGGTGCGAACAATTGACACCATCCATCTTCACAACACCAGGATCACCGACTTCAAAAAGACTATTAGGCAGACCAGCAGGATCAAGTTCAAAAGATCCTCTTGGAACATCTTGCCTTTCAGCACCTGTCATCTTATATGAAGGAATGTGATGAGAGAACTTATATAGCTCATTAGGCAAAATACAAAAGAAGCTAATTCTGTTTAGCACAGTTCGCTGAAAGAGACTAACAAACCCTTTTAGTTTGCTAAGATAAGCAACTTTAACGCCAacatttttatcaaaatcaGATAGAACTTCCACATATTCAAATTGATACTCTGAATGCTTTTCTGGATCAAAACTCCATCCAAGATCCCAATGTCTGAAAATTGCCCAAGTTTCTCCCTTCTTTGGATATATCAGATAAGTACCAGTGTCAATTCCTTTTATGCAATGCATCTGATGAGAGAACATAAAGCGATCTGAAGTTCTCTGAGAATGACCTAGTTTGAACTTACCACAAGCAACAGGCAAACCTGCTTCATGCCAGTCAATCTCACCTTGGTCATCTGAGTCAGGTTCCAGCCAAGTAATCCGCAATTTGAAAGGGGAGTACACTTTCTTGACAAGAGCATAGAATCTTGGCATACTGTCGGTATTGTCAAAAATAGCCCATAATTGATTAACAGCAAAACAATCCTCTGCCTTATCTCTCTCAAAATCACTGAAATCTGGATCAGGACAGCAAATCTCTGAAGTGGGAGGAAAATTTGACTTGAGTGGAGAACAATTGTCAGCTTTTGACTTTCTATCATTAAGATCTGAGTTGGATGCCTCCTTTCTTTGCACATTTGTCTGCTCAACTTTGGttttattccttaaaatagTTTCTCCAGGTGGTGCACTTGCTTTATTTCTTATCTCTCCATTCTGACCACCCACACCATCAGTAAAAGAGGCTGGATTATTGTTACTGGATTTATGGTGTCTTGGCTTTTTGGAAGAATTCCCAAAATTACCATCTTTATCATTTTCTGTGTACGAAACATGCTGTTTTTTCCTTGAAGATCTCCTATTAGGATCAACCCTATTTTCTTGAACCTTGGTATCTTTCACGGCTTTACCGTTTGCAGCTTTCTTATCATCATCTGATGCTGACTGCCTTGATCTCTTATGTCCAACCTTTGTTGAGGCTCGCAATTCCTTGGCTTTGGAATTAGTGGGGTCGGATGTCCCAACACCAGCCTTCGTCACTCCTGCAGCCACATGACCATCTCTTCTCTTTGCAACTTTAGAATGGGCACCAATACCAGCTGAGCATTTTGACATGGATACACCCTCCTGTTCTCTACCAGAAGATTTTCCACCATAGCCTTTTGATGCTTCTTTAGACGATGCATGTTTTGGAGGCTCTTTCTGGTTATTAAATGGTGCCCAGTATCCTGGTGGCACATTGTGGTTCCCCATATCATGAGCTGTAAAGGATTTAGAACAATGTTGACAGCGTATGGTATGATTTAAAATGGTTTTGACATATTGATATCTAGTATTACAATGAGGGCAACATGTCCAGAATGTCTGATTATCATCCCGATGGTATGCATTCCAAGCTTGGTATTGTGAAAAATAACTGTTCTGACAATTTCTTGCAGTTCCATCACATCCCATCCCAGAAGCATTTCCATTTGGGTGACGAGGTGGCACCTTAGTTGCTGTATTTCCCACAGGAACTCCAAACTTTAAGTCATACAAAGCACGCTTCGTTTGGTCACTCAACACTCTGTTAGCTTCACCAATCAACTTGAAAGCAGCCTCTGCACCAGCAGATTTATTTTTGTCAGGATGAAGTAGCAGTGCAAGCTTCCTATACTGTTTCTTTATGGTTGCTTCATCGGCGGACTTTTCAGTCTTAAGAATTCCATACCAGTCCATGTCTGACCCAGAGTATGTCTTCTGTGCAGCACAGTGAACCTCACAAACAGCAAGGATCTGAAGAATGTTCTGAATCTCAGGAAACAGCCTTTGGGCTTTTGTAGCAAATTTCAGCCCCCCTTCAAAATCACCAGCTTGCATCTTATTTTCAGCAATCTGCCTAGCCCTCAAAGCCTCATCCTTGTTGCACTCCATCAGTGAGTTGAAATCAAAACCCAATCACAGCAGTTCTCTCAATCTAGTGACAATACATAGACAGGGAAACAACTCCTGCCTATTCACAAATCCACCACCCAGACGCGGTGCAACATTTTCACCTGATCAACACAAGCCAAACCGCCAATTAACCACTTAACAGGAACTTCAATATCACTTGCGTAAGCAAATATAGACATGCTTGATATCTGGAACCAGTAAATTTTGTTGATGTACTCTTAAAAAGTAAATCCAGGAAgcaataaattttcatttcaacTTTAATACTACAAATTTCACAAAGTTCCACAAAAGTAATACTtggtttggataaacttctcaacAAGCAGTTATAGAAGAAGACAataataagaaggaaaaatgagTTAAGGtctttttgaataaatttctccataaacactgagaagaaaataagaaggaaatataaaataaacttctccataaacttctccataaaataaacttctccataaaaaagttaaaaatcaacTTTTGAGAAGCTGTTGCGAGAAAAATTCTACAAAGtaacttatgcataagctaatcttaactaatgaaaaaacttatttcatttttacttcTTATTTTCTCCTCCTATAAGTTTGTATGGAGAAGTCTATCCAAATAGATCCTAAAGTTTGTTCTTCCATAAACTAAAACcaacttatgcataagttaaaatcagcTTTTGAAGAAACTAAATGGgagagtttttataaaataacttacGCATAAGCTAGTTTGAGTGTATGGGAAAAGTGTAATTCATTTttgcttcttattttcttcctcCATAAGCACTCAACGAGGAGTTTGTCTTTATCCATTCAAGAGCTAAGAGGGAAAAAACGCGTTTCCGTAAATTATAGAGAGAAACATATCAGATGTGAAAAGTGAAATAAACGCATAATAATGTAAAGTT is a window encoding:
- the LOC100819284 gene encoding uncharacterized protein, producing the protein MECNKDEALRARQIAENKMQAGDFEGGLKFATKAQRLFPEIQNILQILAVCEVHCAAQKTYSGSDMDWYGILKTEKSADEATIKKQYRKLALLLHPDKNKSAGAEAAFKLIGEANRVLSDQTKRALYDLKFGVPVGNTATKVPPRHPNGNASGMGCDGTARNCQNSYFSQYQAWNAYHRDDNQTFWTCCPHCNTRYQYVKTILNHTIRCQHCSKSFTAHDMGNHNVPPGYWAPFNNQKEPPKHASSKEASKGYGGKSSGREQEGVSMSKCSAGIGAHSKVAKRRDGHVAAGVTKAGVGTSDPTNSKAKELRASTKVGHKRSRQSASDDDKKAANGKAVKDTKVQENRVDPNRRSSRKKQHVSYTENDKDGNFGNSSKKPRHHKSSNNNPASFTDGVGGQNGEIRNKASAPPGETILRNKTKVEQTNVQRKEASNSDLNDRKSKADNCSPLKSNFPPTSEICCPDPDFSDFERDKAEDCFAVNQLWAIFDNTDSMPRFYALVKKVYSPFKLRITWLEPDSDDQGEIDWHEAGLPVACGKFKLGHSQRTSDRFMFSHQMHCIKGIDTGTYLIYPKKGETWAIFRHWDLGWSFDPEKHSEYQFEYVEVLSDFDKNVGVKVAYLSKLKGFVSLFQRTVLNRISFFCILPNELYKFSHHIPSYKMTGAERQDVPRGSFELDPAGLPNSLFEVGDPGVVKMDGVNCSHHEYSKCKVEEAMPNDSIHKATLRESIDSGRVAQILRRSPRSSKKSMDNGQASTSQYIVRKDDINIVHRDDSPPEGNTAASQTIKRKVKTPQKHEKNNYEGEALKARKSPKDLGKKNAQGDAGEYSSNSKNVKVSNIPQSVGASCYGFKKEKSEEMFRCGQIWAIYGDRDHMPDTYAQIRIIECTPNFRLQVYLLEPCSPPNDLKRTTSCGTFAVKEAKLRMLSLSAFSHQLKAELVANNRYEIYPRKGEIWALYKDQNYEQTSSNQGRGECHIVEVLADNNKSFQVVVLVPHGSSQTIFKAPRIQRSKTGVIEILREEVGRFSHQIPAFQHSDNVHLRGCWELDPSSVPGCLIPID